The Listeria welshimeri serovar 6b str. SLCC5334 genome has a window encoding:
- a CDS encoding aldose 1-epimerase family protein, with the protein MIKLENEFLLVEMKEAGAELTRIFHKDTGIEYLWNADSKYWGRHSPVLFPTVGKLVDDTYFVDGASYHLGQHGFARDRDFKVVEQTENSVRFELDADEESLSIYPYKFKLSIIYTMDENSVAVSYEVENTDNKRIYFSIGAHPAFHLPLTEDTTFEDYYLDFGTEENLETLCLEGPYRNGEIKKIVDKPSRYLSLNYDLFKNDALIFEALKQKEITIKSDKTSHFVKVTFKEFPFVGIWTAKPGTPFVCIEPWYGIADGAGKSVELRDKAGIEHLEPEAVFASEYKITVG; encoded by the coding sequence ATGATTAAATTGGAAAATGAATTTTTACTTGTAGAGATGAAAGAAGCTGGGGCAGAATTAACACGAATTTTCCATAAAGACACTGGAATCGAATATTTATGGAATGCTGATAGTAAATATTGGGGGCGCCATTCGCCAGTTTTATTTCCAACTGTTGGAAAACTTGTAGATGATACTTATTTTGTAGACGGCGCATCTTACCATTTGGGTCAACACGGATTTGCTCGTGATCGTGATTTCAAAGTGGTGGAGCAAACGGAGAATTCCGTACGCTTTGAACTGGATGCAGATGAGGAGTCATTATCAATCTATCCTTACAAATTCAAACTATCTATTATTTATACAATGGATGAAAACTCTGTGGCCGTTTCCTACGAAGTGGAAAATACTGATAATAAACGTATTTATTTCTCTATCGGTGCACATCCTGCATTTCATTTACCTCTTACAGAAGATACAACATTTGAAGATTATTACTTAGATTTTGGAACAGAAGAGAATTTGGAGACACTATGTTTAGAAGGTCCTTACCGTAATGGCGAAATAAAGAAAATAGTCGATAAACCTTCAAGATATTTATCTTTAAACTATGATTTATTTAAAAATGATGCACTTATCTTTGAAGCATTAAAGCAAAAAGAAATTACAATAAAATCAGATAAAACCAGCCATTTTGTTAAGGTAACGTTTAAAGAATTCCCATTTGTTGGGATTTGGACAGCGAAACCTGGCACCCCGTTTGTATGTATTGAACCTTGGTATGGAATTGCAGATGGCGCCGGTAAATCAGTGGAACTTCGAGATAAAGCTGGAATCGAACATTTAGAACCAGAAGCGGTATTTGCTTCTGAATATAAAATTACTGTTGGATAG
- the plsY gene encoding glycerol-3-phosphate 1-O-acyltransferase PlsY: MTINLILLSLLAYVIGSIPSGLWIGKFFYKKDIREFGSGNLGATNSFRVLGIKAGSIVTVMDILKGTVATLLPFFFQLHVDHHFWLLTGAFAIIGHSFPLFAGFRGGKAVATSAGVILAYAPLLFVAALIIFLLTLKISKYVSLSSMIAALAALLISLFMGDWILIILIACITLFVVWRHRANITRIRNGEEPKIKWM; the protein is encoded by the coding sequence ATGACAATTAATTTAATTTTACTTTCATTGTTAGCTTATGTAATCGGCTCTATACCATCTGGTTTATGGATTGGAAAGTTTTTTTACAAAAAAGATATTCGCGAGTTTGGTAGCGGGAATTTAGGCGCGACGAATTCATTTCGAGTGTTGGGTATAAAGGCTGGAAGTATCGTTACAGTAATGGATATTTTAAAAGGGACAGTTGCCACTTTACTGCCATTCTTCTTTCAGCTGCATGTCGATCATCATTTCTGGTTACTAACTGGAGCTTTTGCGATTATCGGTCATAGCTTCCCGCTTTTTGCAGGTTTTAGAGGAGGAAAAGCAGTCGCAACATCTGCTGGTGTTATTCTTGCCTATGCGCCACTGTTGTTTGTGGCAGCTCTCATAATCTTCTTACTAACATTGAAAATTAGTAAATATGTATCGTTAAGTTCAATGATTGCAGCACTAGCAGCATTACTTATTTCCTTATTTATGGGAGACTGGATTTTAATTATTCTTATTGCCTGTATCACTCTCTTTGTCGTTTGGCGTCACCGAGCGAACATTACTCGTATTCGTAATGGAGAAGAACCGAAAATCAAATGGATGTAA
- a CDS encoding CoA-binding protein — MQNPTKEEIRQILKESKVIAVVGLSDKPERTSYRVSQIMQQAGYKIIPVNPNVDEILGEKAVKKLADIKEHVDIVNVFRRSEFLPEIAKEFDQMDANVFWAQLGIVNQEAFDFLTEKGYPTVMDYCIKVAYQEMD; from the coding sequence ATGCAAAATCCAACAAAAGAAGAAATTAGGCAAATTTTAAAAGAGTCAAAAGTAATCGCAGTCGTTGGTTTGAGTGATAAGCCAGAACGCACAAGTTATCGTGTTAGCCAAATAATGCAACAAGCTGGATATAAAATTATCCCAGTAAACCCTAATGTAGATGAAATTTTAGGCGAAAAAGCTGTAAAGAAATTAGCTGATATTAAAGAACATGTGGATATAGTTAATGTCTTCCGCCGTTCAGAATTTTTACCTGAAATAGCCAAAGAGTTTGACCAAATGGATGCAAATGTATTTTGGGCACAACTTGGCATTGTTAATCAAGAAGCATTTGATTTTTTGACAGAAAAAGGATATCCTACTGTCATGGATTATTGCATTAAGGTTGCTTATCAAGAAATGGACTAA